Part of the Burkholderia humptydooensis genome, TCGTGACCGTGTAGTGGCCGCCAGCGGCCGCGCCCGCATGGCCCGCGTGCTGCGCGCTATCGTCGCGCACATGGACCGACGCGGGCGCGAGCGCGGCGGCAAGCCGCGCCTCGATGAGCGCGATGCGCTCGCTCGGCGTGGCGTGCAGGAAGGTGTCGCTCATCGTCACTCGTCCTTCAGGTATTTCGCGAGCCAGAGGCTTTGCAGGATCACGAAGACGACGATCGCGCCCGTCGTGCCGAACAGCTTGAAGTTGACCCACTGCGATTCGGTGAAGTTGCGCACCACGTACAGATTCGTCACGCCGAGCGCCGCGAAGAACGCGGCCCACGCGAGGTTCAGCTTGTCCCAGACCTGCTCGGGCAGCGTCAGTTGCTTGCCCATCATCTTCTCGATCAGGTTCTTGCCGAACGCGTAGCGCGTGGCCACGAGGCCGACCGCGAACAGCCAGTAGAGGACGGTCGGCTTCCACTGGATGAACTTCTCGTCATGCAGCACGAGCGTCGCGCCGCCGAACACGACGATCACGCCGAGGCTCACCCACAGCATCGTGTCGACCTTCCGATGCCGGAACGCGACCCACGCTACTTGCGCGAGCGTCGCGGCGATCGCGACGGCGGTTGCCGTGAAGATGCCCCATAGCTTGAAGGCGGCGAAGAACAGAATGATCGGGAACAGATCGAACAGGAATTTCATGGTGCTCGCGGCTGCGTGGCGGGCGCGTGACCCGCCACCGTTGTAGGGACGCCCCGTCGCGGCGCGCGGGCCGGCCGGCTCCACGGCCGGCGCGGGCTCACTTCCGCTCGGGTTTAGCCTCGAAGTTTAACGCAGCCGAGTTGATGCAGTACCGCAATCCGGTTTTGTCGCGCGGGCCGTCCTCGAACACGTGGCCGAGATGCGCGCCGCACTGGTTGCAGCGCACCTCGACGCGCGTCATGCCGTGCGTGTAGTCCATCTTCTCGTCGATCACCTCGCCGTCGATCGGCTTGAAGTAGCTGGGCCAGCCGCAGCCCGAATGGTATTTCGCGCCCGACTCGAAGAGCGCGGTGCCGCAGACGACGCAGTGATAGATGCCCGCGTCCTCGGTGTCCGTGTACTCGCCGGTGAACGGCCGCTCGGTCGCCGCGCGCTGCGTGACCTCGTATTGCAGCGGCGTGAGCCGGCGGCGCAGCTCGGCGTCGTCCTCCTGATACGGATAACGCCGGTCGTCTCGATCTCCTGACATCTTCGATTCTCCTGATGGATTCATGCGCAACGCGCGCGGCGGATGC contains:
- a CDS encoding septation protein A; this encodes MKFLFDLFPIILFFAAFKLWGIFTATAVAIAATLAQVAWVAFRHRKVDTMLWVSLGVIVVFGGATLVLHDEKFIQWKPTVLYWLFAVGLVATRYAFGKNLIEKMMGKQLTLPEQVWDKLNLAWAAFFAALGVTNLYVVRNFTESQWVNFKLFGTTGAIVVFVILQSLWLAKYLKDE
- a CDS encoding BolA family protein, translating into MSDTFLHATPSERIALIEARLAAALAPASVHVRDDSAQHAGHAGAAAGGHYTVTIVSAAFAGKSRVARHRLVYDALADAMQRGVHALAIVAYTPEEYPESSRSH
- the msrB gene encoding peptide-methionine (R)-S-oxide reductase MsrB, encoding MSGDRDDRRYPYQEDDAELRRRLTPLQYEVTQRAATERPFTGEYTDTEDAGIYHCVVCGTALFESGAKYHSGCGWPSYFKPIDGEVIDEKMDYTHGMTRVEVRCNQCGAHLGHVFEDGPRDKTGLRYCINSAALNFEAKPERK